The following coding sequences lie in one Saimiri boliviensis isolate mSaiBol1 chromosome 6, mSaiBol1.pri, whole genome shotgun sequence genomic window:
- the FLRT1 gene encoding leucine-rich repeat transmembrane protein FLRT1 has translation MVVAHPTITATTTPAATVTATVVLTTATMDLRDWLFLCYGLIAFLTEVIDSTTCPSVCRCDNGFIYCNDRGLTSIPADIPDDATTLYLQNNQINNAGIPQGLKTKVSVQVIYLYENDLDEFPINLPRSLRELHLQDNNVRTIARDSLARIPLLEKLHLDDNSVSTVSIEEDAFADSKRLKLLFLSRNHLSSIPSGLPHTLEELRLDDNRISTIPLHAFKGLNSLRRLVLDGNLLANQRIADDTFSRLQNLTELSLVRNSLAAPPLNLPSAHLQKLYLQDNAISHVPYNTLARMRELERLDLSNNNLTTLPRGLFDDLGNLAQLLLRNNPWFCGCNLMWLRDWVKARAAVVNVRGLMCQGPEKVRGMAIKDITSEMDECFETGSQGGVANAAAKTTASNHASATTPQGSLFTLKAKRPGLRLPDSNIDYPMATGDGAKTLAIHVKALTADSIRITWKATLPASSFRLSWLRLGHSPAVGSITETLVQGDKTEYLLTALEPKSTYIICMVTMETGNAYVADETPVCAKAETADSYGPTTTLNQEQNAGPMVGLPLAGIIGGAVALVFLFLVLGAICWYVHQAGELLTRERAYNRGSRKKDDYMESGTKKDNSILEIRGPGLQMLPINPYRAKEEYVVHTIFPSNGSSLCKGTHTIGYGTTRGYRDGGIPDIDYSYT, from the coding sequence ATGGTGGTGGCACACCCCACCATCAccgccaccaccacacctgctgcCACTGTCACGGCCACCGTCGTGCTGACCACGGCCACCATGGACCTGCGGGACTGGCTGTTCCTCTGCTACGGGCTCATTGCCTTCCTGACGGAGGTCATCGACAGCACCACCTGCCCCTCAGTGTGCCGCTGTGACAACGGCTTCATCTACTGCAACGACCGGGGCCTCACCTCCATCCCCGCGGACATCCCTGATGACGCCACCACCCTCTACCTGCAGAACAACCAGATCAACAACGCTGGCATCCCCCAGGGCCTCAAGACCAAGGTCAGCGTGCAGGTCATCTACCTGTATGAGAACGACCTGGACGAGTTCCCCATCAACCTGCCCCGCTCGCTCCGGGAGCTgcacctgcaggacaacaacgtGCGCACCATCGCCAGGGACTCGCTGGCCCGCATCCCGCTGCTGGAGAAGCTGCACCTGGACGACAACTCTGTGTCCACCGTCAGCATCGAGGAGGACGCCTTTGCCGACAGCAAGCGGCTCAAGCTGCTCTTCCTGAGCCGGAACCACCTGAGCAGCATCCCCTCGGGGCTGCCACACACGCTGGAGGAGCTGCGGCTGGACGACAACCGCATCTCCACCATCCCGCTGCACGCCTTCAAGGGCCTCAACAGCCTGCGGCGCCTGGTGCTGGACGGGAACCTGCTGGCCAACCAGCGCATTGCCGACGACACCTTCAGCCGCCTGCAGAACCTCACGGAGCTCTCGCTGGTGCGCAACTCGCTGGCAGCGCCACCCCTCAACCTGCCCAGCGCCCACCTGCAGAAGCTCTACCTGCAGGACAACGCCATCAGCCACGTCCCCTACAACACGCTGGCCAGGATGCGCGAGCTGGAGCGGCTGGACCTGTCCAACAACAACCTGACCACGCTGCCCCGCGGCCTGTTCGACGACCTGGGGAACCTGGCCCAGCTGCTGCTCAGGAACAACCCCTGGTTCTGCGGCTGCAACCTCATGTGGCTGCGGGACTGGGTGAAGGCACGGGCAGCCGTGGTCAACGTGCGGGGCCTCATGTGCCAGGGCCCCGAGAAGGTCCGGGGCATGGCCATCAAGGACATCACCAGTGAGATGGACGAGTGCTTCGAGACGGGGTCGCAGGGTGGCGTGGCCAACGCAGCCGCCAAGACCACGGCCAGCAACCACGCCTCCGCCACCACGCCCCAGGGTTCCCTGTTCACCCTcaaggccaaaaggccagggCTGCGCCTCCCGGACTCCAACATTGACTACCCCATGGCCACAGGCGATGGCGCCAAGACCCTGGCCATCCACGTGAAGGCCCTGACGGCAGACTCCATCCGCATCACGTGGAAGGCCACGCTTCCCGCCTCCTCCTTCCGGCTCAGCTGGCTACGCCTGGGCCACAGCCCGGCCGTGGGCTCCATCACAGAGACCTTGGTGCAGGGGGACAAGACGGAGTACCTGCTGACGGCCCTGGAGCCCAAGTCCACCTACATCATCTGCATGGTCACCATGGAGACCGGCAACGCCTATGTGGCCGATGAGACGCCCGTGTGTGCCAAGGCAGAGACGGCCGACAGCTACGGCCCTACCACCACGCTCAACCAGGAGCAGAACGCCGGCCCTATGGTGGGCCTGCCCCTGGCGGGCATCATCGGCGGGGCCGTGGCTCTGGTCTTCCTCTTCCTGGTCCTGGGGGCCATCTGCTGGTATGTGCACCAGGCCGGCGAGCTGCTGACCCGGGAGAGGGCCTACAACCGGGGCAGCAGGAAAAAGGACGATTATATGGAGTCGGGGACCAAGAAGGACAACTCCATCCTGGAAATCCGCGGCCCTGGGCTGCAGATGCTGCCCATCAACCCATACCGCGCCAAAGAGGAGTACGTGGTCCACACCATCTTCCCCTCCAACGGGAGCAGCCTCTGCAAGGGGACGCATACCATCGGCTACGGCACCACACGGGGCTACCGGGACGGCGGCATCCCCGACATAGACTACTCCTACACATGA